One Mycobacterium marseillense DNA window includes the following coding sequences:
- a CDS encoding sirohydrochlorin chelatase — MSTLVLTAHGSRDPRSGANAEAVADRLTRMRPDLDVRLAFLELNAPNFVDVLAGLPDCRRAVVAPLLLASAYHARLDIPEQIARAGAHGVRQADVLGEDDRLVTVLRERLTEVGVSALDDDLGVMVVAIGSSNLAANARTAKVAARLAAGTRWVGATTAFATRPEASVARAAEKLRGRGARRLVIAPWFLAPGFITDGVSTFARDNDIQMAEPLGAHRLVAETVLDRYDEALAADAAA; from the coding sequence GTGAGCACGCTCGTCCTCACCGCCCACGGCAGCCGCGACCCCCGGTCGGGCGCCAACGCCGAAGCCGTGGCCGACCGGCTGACACGGATGCGGCCGGACCTCGACGTGCGGCTGGCGTTCCTCGAGCTCAACGCGCCGAACTTCGTCGACGTGCTGGCCGGGCTGCCCGACTGCCGCCGCGCGGTCGTCGCGCCGTTGTTGCTGGCCAGCGCGTATCACGCGCGCCTCGACATCCCCGAGCAGATCGCCCGTGCCGGGGCCCACGGCGTCCGGCAGGCCGACGTGCTCGGTGAGGACGACCGGCTGGTCACCGTCCTGCGCGAGCGTCTCACCGAGGTCGGGGTGTCCGCGCTCGACGACGATCTCGGGGTGATGGTGGTCGCGATCGGCTCGTCGAACCTGGCCGCCAACGCGCGCACCGCGAAGGTGGCGGCGCGGCTGGCCGCCGGCACCCGATGGGTCGGCGCCACAACGGCATTCGCGACCCGGCCCGAGGCGTCGGTCGCCCGGGCCGCCGAGAAGTTGCGCGGCCGCGGCGCGCGCCGGCTGGTGATCGCGCCGTGGTTCTTGGCGCCGGGATTCATCACCGACGGCGTGTCAACGTTCGCCCGCGACAACGACATTCAGATGGCCGAGCCGCTGGGCGCGCATCGGCTGGTGGCCGAGACCGTGCTCGACCGCTACGACGAGGCGCTGGCGGCCGACGCCGCGGCGTAG
- a CDS encoding nitrite/sulfite reductase gives MTTARPVKTRNEGQWALGDREPLNDTEKIKNDDGPLNVRDRIINVYSKQGFDSIDKSDLRGRFRWMGLYTQREQGYDGSWTGDENTDKIEAKYFMMRVRSDGKAMTAHTMRTLGQISTEFARDTADISDRENLQLHWIRIEDVPEIWRRLDSVGLQTTEACGDCPRGIHGSPLAGDSLDEVLDPSAAIDEIVRRSLGNPEYANLPRKYKTAVSGLQDVSHETHDIAFVGVEHPEHGPGLDLWVGGGLSTNPMLAQRLGVWVPLSEVPDVWEAVTQLFRDYGYRRLRAKARLKFLVKDWGVEKFREVLEEEYLNRRLVDGPAPTPVKHTIDHVGVQRIKNGLNAVGVAPIAGRVSGSMLSAVADLMEKAGSDRARWTPFQKLVILDVADDKVDELVAGLDALGLPSRPSSWRKNTMACTGIEYCKLSFAETRVRTQTLVPELEQRLSDVESRLDAPISVHLNGCPNSCARIQVADIGFKGQWIDNGDGTSVEGFQVHLGGGLGEQSGFGRKLRQHKVTSAELGDYIDRVTRKYLEKRDSGEAFASWALRAEEDDLR, from the coding sequence ATGACCACCGCACGTCCCGTCAAGACCCGCAATGAGGGTCAGTGGGCGTTGGGAGACCGCGAACCCCTCAACGACACCGAGAAGATTAAGAACGACGACGGCCCGCTGAACGTCCGCGACCGCATCATCAACGTCTACTCCAAGCAGGGTTTCGACAGCATCGACAAGTCCGATCTGCGTGGACGGTTCCGCTGGATGGGCCTGTACACCCAGCGCGAGCAGGGCTACGACGGCAGCTGGACCGGTGACGAGAACACCGACAAGATCGAAGCCAAGTACTTCATGATGCGGGTCCGCTCGGACGGCAAGGCGATGACCGCGCACACGATGCGCACGCTGGGCCAGATTTCGACCGAATTCGCCCGCGACACCGCCGACATCAGCGACCGCGAAAACCTGCAACTGCACTGGATCCGGATCGAGGACGTCCCCGAGATCTGGCGCCGGCTCGACTCCGTCGGGCTGCAGACCACCGAGGCCTGCGGCGACTGCCCGCGCGGCATCCACGGATCGCCGCTCGCCGGCGACTCGCTCGACGAGGTGCTCGACCCCTCGGCCGCGATCGACGAGATCGTCCGCCGCTCGCTGGGCAACCCCGAGTACGCCAACCTGCCGCGCAAGTACAAGACCGCGGTCTCCGGCCTGCAGGACGTCTCGCACGAGACGCATGACATCGCGTTCGTCGGTGTCGAGCACCCCGAGCACGGCCCCGGCCTGGACCTGTGGGTGGGCGGCGGCCTGTCGACCAACCCGATGCTGGCCCAGCGCCTCGGCGTGTGGGTGCCGCTGAGCGAGGTGCCCGACGTCTGGGAGGCCGTCACCCAGCTGTTCCGCGACTACGGCTATCGGCGGCTGCGCGCCAAGGCCCGGCTGAAGTTCCTGGTCAAGGACTGGGGCGTCGAGAAGTTCCGTGAGGTCCTCGAAGAGGAATACCTCAACCGACGACTGGTCGACGGCCCCGCGCCCACGCCGGTCAAGCACACCATCGACCACGTCGGCGTGCAGCGAATCAAGAACGGCCTCAACGCCGTTGGCGTCGCGCCGATCGCCGGGCGCGTGTCGGGCAGCATGTTGTCGGCCGTGGCCGACCTGATGGAGAAGGCCGGCTCGGACCGGGCGCGGTGGACCCCGTTCCAGAAGCTGGTCATCCTCGACGTGGCCGACGACAAGGTCGACGAGCTGGTCGCGGGCCTGGACGCGCTGGGCCTGCCGTCGCGGCCGTCGTCGTGGCGCAAGAACACCATGGCGTGCACCGGAATCGAGTACTGCAAGCTCTCGTTCGCCGAAACCCGGGTTCGCACCCAGACGTTGGTGCCCGAGCTCGAGCAGCGCCTGTCCGATGTCGAGTCGCGGCTGGACGCGCCGATCAGCGTGCACCTCAACGGCTGCCCGAACTCGTGCGCCCGCATCCAGGTCGCCGACATCGGGTTCAAGGGCCAGTGGATCGACAACGGCGACGGCACTTCGGTCGAGGGCTTCCAGGTGCACCTGGGCGGCGGCCTGGGCGAGCAGAGCGGCTTCGGCCGAAAGCTGCGCCAGCACAAGGTCACCAGCGCCGAGCTGGGCGACTACATCGACCGGGTGACCCGCAAATACCTCGAAAAGCGCGACAGTGGTGAGGCTTTCGCGTCCTGGGCGCTGCGCGCCGAGGAGGACGACCTGCGGTGA
- the trxB gene encoding thioredoxin-disulfide reductase, producing MSTSDVHDVIIIGSGPAGYTAALYTARAQLAPVVFEGTSFGGALMTTTEVENYPGFRDAIMGPELMDQMREQALRFGADLRMEDVESVALDGPIKSVTTAEGETLRARAVILAMGAAARYLGVPGEQELLGRGVSSCATCDGFFFKDQDIAVIGGGDSAMEEATFLTRFARSVTLVHRREEFRASRIMLERAKANDKITFLTNKAVEAVEGVDTVTGLRLRDTVTGKESTLAVSGVFVAIGHDPRSELVRDVLETDPDGYVLVQGRTTSTSIEGVFAAGDLVDRTYRQAVTAAGSGCSAAIDAERWLADHEETDVDATVTPAIGRQSLRN from the coding sequence ATGAGCACCTCCGACGTCCACGACGTGATCATTATCGGTTCGGGTCCTGCTGGGTATACCGCGGCGTTGTATACGGCGCGGGCGCAGTTGGCGCCGGTGGTGTTTGAGGGGACGTCGTTTGGTGGGGCGTTGATGACGACGACTGAGGTGGAGAATTATCCGGGTTTTCGTGACGCGATCATGGGTCCGGAGTTGATGGATCAGATGCGTGAGCAGGCGCTGCGGTTTGGGGCTGATCTGCGGATGGAAGACGTCGAATCGGTGGCGTTGGACGGCCCAATCAAGTCGGTGACCACGGCTGAGGGTGAGACGCTGCGCGCGCGGGCGGTGATCTTGGCCATGGGGGCGGCGGCCCGGTATTTGGGGGTGCCGGGTGAGCAGGAGTTGTTGGGGCGTGGGGTGTCGTCGTGTGCGACCTGTGATGGGTTCTTTTTCAAGGATCAAGACATCGCGGTGATCGGGGGCGGGGATTCGGCGATGGAGGAGGCCACGTTTTTGACCCGGTTTGCCCGCAGCGTGACGTTGGTGCACCGTCGGGAGGAGTTTCGGGCCTCGCGGATCATGCTGGAACGGGCGAAGGCCAACGACAAGATCACCTTCCTGACCAATAAGGCGGTCGAGGCCGTGGAGGGTGTCGACACGGTGACGGGGTTGCGGTTGCGCGACACGGTGACCGGTAAAGAGTCGACGTTGGCGGTGAGCGGGGTGTTCGTGGCCATCGGGCATGACCCGCGTTCGGAGCTGGTGCGCGACGTGCTCGAGACCGACCCCGATGGCTATGTGCTGGTCCAGGGCCGCACCACCAGTACCTCGATCGAGGGGGTGTTCGCCGCCGGGGATCTAGTCGATCGCACCTACCGCCAAGCCGTCACCGCGGCCGGCAGCGGCTGTTCGGCCGCCATCGACGCCGAACGCTGGCTCGCCGACCACGAAGAAACCGACGTGGACGCCACCGTCACACCGGCTATAGGTCGACAGTCGTTGCGTAACTGA
- a CDS encoding cytochrome P450: MRVGLRARWAAMHGVPRAYFAVQARRGDPLGRLLRSGTPGDDRYALMEAIRARGRVVRSPFVWASVDHGVCRQILRDKRFGVTAPSEMELPRPLKALIARTDPGVANPVEPPAMVIVNPPDHTRYRQLVAQSFTPRAIDSLDTRVAEVTMELIERIAAAPQPDLIADFATQLPVAIIAEILGLPPDSYPRMLGWGRSGSPLLDIGIDWKTYRDAIDGLRGADDYLLDHFHRLRANRQSDNPFGRMAADGSLTDRELTANAALIVGAGFETTVNLIGNGIVLLLQHPEQLALLHDNPDLWPAAVEEILRLASPVQMTARTPSCDVEIAGAHIGAGDMVGLFLGGANRDPKVFSDPTTFDITRHNAREHLAFASGIHACLGAALARIEGATALRALFESFPDLRLTAPPQRRGLINLHGYARLPAQLGGRRTTSAKLPV, encoded by the coding sequence ATGCGTGTCGGACTCCGGGCCCGGTGGGCGGCCATGCACGGCGTGCCGCGGGCGTACTTCGCCGTTCAGGCCCGCCGCGGCGACCCGCTGGGCCGACTGCTCCGCAGCGGAACGCCGGGTGATGACCGCTATGCGCTGATGGAGGCGATCCGGGCGCGCGGACGTGTGGTGCGCTCGCCGTTCGTCTGGGCCAGCGTCGACCATGGGGTGTGCCGACAGATTCTGCGGGACAAGCGCTTTGGCGTCACGGCGCCCAGCGAAATGGAGTTGCCGCGCCCGCTGAAGGCGCTCATCGCCAGAACCGATCCCGGCGTGGCCAACCCGGTGGAGCCGCCGGCCATGGTGATCGTGAATCCGCCCGATCACACCCGCTATCGCCAATTGGTGGCACAAAGCTTCACCCCGCGCGCCATCGACTCGCTGGACACCCGGGTCGCCGAGGTGACGATGGAGTTGATCGAGCGCATCGCCGCCGCACCGCAGCCGGATTTGATCGCCGACTTCGCCACCCAGTTGCCGGTCGCCATCATCGCCGAAATCCTTGGCCTGCCGCCGGATTCGTATCCGCGCATGCTGGGGTGGGGCCGCAGCGGTTCCCCGCTGTTGGATATCGGGATCGACTGGAAGACCTACCGCGACGCCATCGACGGCCTGCGCGGCGCCGATGACTACCTGTTGGACCACTTCCACCGACTGCGCGCGAACCGGCAGAGTGACAATCCGTTTGGTCGCATGGCCGCCGACGGCTCGCTGACCGACCGCGAACTCACCGCCAACGCCGCCCTGATCGTCGGCGCCGGCTTCGAAACGACGGTGAACCTGATCGGCAACGGCATCGTCCTGCTGCTGCAGCACCCGGAGCAGTTGGCGCTGCTGCACGACAATCCGGACCTGTGGCCGGCCGCCGTCGAGGAGATCCTGCGGCTCGCCAGCCCGGTGCAGATGACCGCGCGCACACCGAGTTGTGACGTCGAGATCGCCGGCGCTCACATCGGGGCCGGCGACATGGTCGGGCTGTTCCTCGGCGGCGCCAACCGCGACCCCAAGGTATTCAGCGACCCAACGACTTTCGATATCACCCGACACAATGCGCGCGAACACCTGGCGTTCGCGTCCGGCATCCACGCCTGCCTCGGTGCCGCGCTGGCCCGCATCGAGGGAGCGACCGCGCTGCGCGCACTTTTCGAGAGTTTCCCCGATCTACGCCTCACCGCTCCCCCGCAGCGACGGGGCCTGATCAACTTGCATGGATACGCCCGGCTGCCGGCCCAACTCGGCGGCCGCAGAACGACTTCCGCCAAACTTCCCGTCTGA
- a CDS encoding TetR/AcrR family transcriptional regulator — protein sequence MTSTRTAEFVRRLTEPDPAVLAQVDNPDEITARILAATIEQAELVGMRRITMEDVARRSGVGRATLYRRFPTKAALIDAIVLAEARSFLEGDAQAWAQGATLEERMVSSTVFSVTFMREHALLKKLLRTEPETILPSLTIDAGAILDYAAAHTVGLLRAELYGTSKTTAAQERHLRTVAELHTRLTLSFIVTPHTSINLATIEDTRTYVRNYLMPMVTGPR from the coding sequence ATGACCTCGACGCGAACGGCGGAGTTCGTGCGACGACTCACCGAGCCCGATCCCGCGGTCCTGGCCCAGGTCGACAACCCCGACGAGATCACCGCCCGCATCCTGGCCGCGACCATCGAGCAGGCCGAGCTCGTCGGAATGCGCCGCATCACCATGGAAGACGTCGCACGGCGCAGCGGCGTCGGGCGCGCCACCCTCTATCGCCGGTTCCCGACGAAGGCGGCGCTCATCGATGCCATCGTGCTGGCCGAGGCGCGCAGTTTCTTGGAGGGCGACGCGCAGGCCTGGGCGCAGGGCGCGACGCTCGAGGAGCGCATGGTCTCCAGCACGGTGTTTTCGGTGACGTTCATGCGCGAACACGCGCTGCTGAAAAAGCTGCTGCGCACCGAGCCCGAGACGATCCTGCCCAGCCTGACCATCGACGCGGGCGCCATCCTCGACTACGCGGCCGCGCACACCGTGGGGCTGCTGCGCGCCGAGCTCTACGGCACGTCGAAAACCACAGCGGCCCAAGAGCGTCACCTACGCACCGTCGCCGAACTGCACACCCGGCTGACGCTGTCGTTCATCGTCACCCCGCACACGAGCATCAACCTGGCCACCATCGAGGACACGCGCACCTACGTGCGCAACTACCTGATGCCGATGGTCACGGGGCCTCGTTAG
- a CDS encoding TetR/AcrR family transcriptional regulator: MPPIGRRPGNPDTRNDIVATARRLFANSGYDKTSVRDIAAGAGVDPALIRHYFGSKAELFRSTMGWPFDPADISARIAGGDREEIGTRLTRVFFTAWEQPDSRASLLAILRGAATHAESAALVRQFIQGQLYPQMAKLLTGSDTELRVDLAMGQLLGIAYLRHVLQVEPIASASVDELIARVTPIVTAHLTPRD, translated from the coding sequence GTGCCCCCCATTGGACGACGCCCGGGTAACCCCGACACCCGGAACGACATCGTGGCGACCGCCCGACGGCTGTTCGCCAATTCGGGATACGACAAGACCTCGGTCCGCGACATCGCCGCCGGCGCCGGCGTCGACCCGGCGCTGATCCGGCACTACTTCGGCAGCAAGGCCGAGCTATTCCGGTCCACCATGGGATGGCCGTTCGATCCGGCCGACATCAGCGCGCGCATCGCTGGCGGCGATCGCGAGGAAATCGGTACGCGCCTGACGCGGGTGTTCTTCACCGCATGGGAGCAGCCCGATTCGCGCGCTTCCCTACTGGCGATCCTGCGGGGTGCCGCCACCCACGCGGAGTCGGCCGCCCTGGTGCGTCAGTTCATTCAGGGCCAGCTGTACCCGCAGATGGCCAAGCTGCTGACGGGCTCGGACACCGAACTGCGCGTCGATCTGGCCATGGGCCAACTCCTGGGCATCGCCTACTTGCGCCATGTCCTGCAGGTCGAGCCGATCGCGTCCGCTTCGGTGGACGAACTCATCGCGCGGGTCACGCCGATCGTCACCGCCCACCTCACGCCGCGGGATTAG
- a CDS encoding nitroreductase family deazaflavin-dependent oxidoreductase — translation MPAPRWVARANKIGLNRFTKYIAPWAPGWAVVVHRGRKSGRTFRTPLWAFRRPNGFVIALTYGPDTDWVRNVLAAGGCELQTRRRRYQLGAPVLFRDENATDMPAFIRFMLRRVIKAPEFLRLDIVSQLATAR, via the coding sequence ATGCCAGCACCGCGATGGGTTGCCCGGGCCAACAAGATCGGCCTCAACCGATTCACCAAGTACATCGCCCCGTGGGCCCCGGGATGGGCAGTCGTCGTCCATCGCGGGCGCAAATCGGGGCGCACCTTCCGCACCCCGCTGTGGGCCTTCCGCCGCCCCAACGGATTCGTGATCGCGCTGACGTACGGTCCCGACACCGATTGGGTGCGCAACGTCCTCGCCGCGGGCGGCTGCGAATTGCAGACCAGGCGGCGGCGCTACCAGCTCGGCGCCCCGGTCCTGTTCCGCGACGAGAACGCGACCGACATGCCCGCATTCATCCGGTTCATGCTGCGCCGGGTGATCAAGGCCCCGGAGTTCCTCCGGCTCGACATCGTGAGCCAATTGGCAACGGCGCGTTGA
- a CDS encoding FAD-binding oxidoreductase has product MTDMTTQFSTIVGEHNVLTGNAIPEDYAHDEVLTKPAQRPAYLAKPATADEVAQLLKLASENRVPVTARGSGTGLSGAAIPRPDGLLISFERMNAVLEVDVTNQVAVVQPGVTLTELDVATAGTGLRYMVHPGELSSSVGGNVGTNAGGMRAVKYGVARHNVLGLQAALPTGEIIRTGGKIAKVSTGYDLTQLIVGSEGTLALATEVIVKLHPRLDHSATVLAPFADFDQVMQAVPKVLASGVAPYILEYIDSVTMAALVHTQNLELGVPDAVRDSCQAYLVVALENRTATRLDEDVETTGELLAELGAKDAYVLDGGAARKLIEARENAFWTLKALNADDLIDAVVPRGAMPKFLSAARDLATAAGGAAAGCGHAGDGNVHLAIFCADPAARKKLMTDIFALAMELGGAISGEHGLGRAKTPYFVQLEDPVKVDLMRRIKAGFDPAGILNPDVVFASGDG; this is encoded by the coding sequence ATGACCGACATGACGACGCAGTTCTCGACGATCGTCGGCGAGCACAACGTGCTCACCGGCAACGCCATACCCGAAGACTATGCGCACGACGAGGTGCTGACCAAACCCGCGCAACGACCCGCGTACCTGGCCAAGCCCGCGACCGCCGACGAGGTCGCGCAGCTGCTCAAACTCGCCTCGGAAAACCGCGTGCCGGTGACGGCCCGCGGCTCGGGCACCGGCCTGTCGGGCGCGGCGATCCCCCGCCCCGACGGGCTGCTGATCTCCTTCGAGCGCATGAACGCCGTGCTCGAGGTCGACGTCACCAACCAGGTCGCCGTCGTCCAACCCGGCGTGACGCTCACCGAACTGGACGTCGCGACGGCCGGCACCGGGCTGCGCTACATGGTCCATCCCGGTGAGCTGTCCTCCAGCGTCGGCGGCAACGTCGGCACCAACGCCGGCGGCATGCGCGCGGTCAAGTACGGCGTCGCCCGCCACAACGTGCTCGGACTGCAGGCCGCACTGCCCACCGGCGAGATCATCCGCACCGGCGGCAAGATCGCCAAGGTCTCCACCGGCTACGACCTGACCCAGCTCATCGTCGGCTCCGAGGGCACCCTGGCCCTGGCCACCGAGGTGATCGTCAAGCTGCACCCACGCCTGGACCACAGCGCGACCGTGCTCGCCCCATTCGCCGACTTCGACCAGGTCATGCAGGCGGTGCCCAAGGTCCTCGCCAGCGGCGTGGCGCCCTACATCCTGGAGTACATCGACAGCGTGACGATGGCCGCGCTGGTCCATACCCAGAACCTGGAGCTGGGCGTTCCCGACGCCGTCCGCGACAGCTGCCAGGCCTATCTCGTTGTGGCGCTGGAGAACCGGACCGCCACCCGGCTGGACGAGGACGTCGAGACGACGGGTGAGCTGCTCGCCGAGCTAGGGGCGAAGGACGCCTATGTGCTCGACGGCGGCGCGGCGCGCAAGCTGATCGAGGCGCGCGAGAACGCGTTCTGGACGCTCAAGGCGCTCAACGCCGACGACCTCATCGATGCCGTCGTGCCGCGCGGCGCGATGCCGAAGTTCCTGTCCGCCGCGCGCGATTTGGCGACGGCGGCCGGTGGTGCCGCGGCGGGCTGCGGGCACGCCGGCGACGGCAACGTGCACCTGGCCATCTTCTGCGCGGACCCCGCGGCACGAAAGAAGTTGATGACCGACATCTTCGCGCTGGCAATGGAATTGGGTGGCGCGATCTCCGGCGAGCACGGCCTCGGCCGCGCCAAGACCCCGTACTTTGTGCAGCTCGAGGACCCGGTCAAGGTGGACCTGATGCGCCGCATCAAGGCCGGCTTCGACCCGGCCGGCATCCTCAACCCCGATGTGGTGTTCGCTTCGGGCGACGGGTAA
- a CDS encoding serine/threonine-protein kinase, with product MASSSRGSRLGTRFGPYELRSLIGAGGLGEVFRAYDTVKDRMVALKLLRGETAADPGFQQRLWRECRKVTRLQEPHVLPLHDFGEIDGVPFIDMHLVDDGGSLKDLLREQGALEPSRAASITAQVARALDAAHAAGLVHLDVKPENILLTHDHFTYLADFGIAEAFGDEQVSRTYMAPERFTTGRVGSQTDVYSLACVLYECLTGQPPFEAEDAGELKSAHILSPAPRPSIMRRGVGRDYDDIMTRGMAKARTARFESAGALARAASEAVFAAYEPVSVGGGQIPLPRTRPFPAVALPDASGGDDGPEPPAASPGTPRRLMVGRAPLVVSAVAAVLLIAGLVLSVKSVVATHHNSSRGPSSARAAAPPASPSAPPPLTPTLSRPVKGADGLGFVGETARCDPGNPPAAVVRTAKSLAVVCENLSGTYYYRGERIRDGANIELSHAKRVGDGFDVTNPVDGVVYEVRPHRLRIISYGHVDSSEPVLQYATAS from the coding sequence GTGGCCTCCTCGTCCCGCGGTTCGCGGCTCGGTACCCGGTTCGGGCCGTACGAGCTGCGATCACTGATCGGCGCCGGGGGACTGGGCGAGGTCTTTCGGGCCTACGACACGGTTAAGGACCGGATGGTCGCGCTCAAGCTACTACGTGGCGAGACGGCCGCGGACCCTGGCTTCCAGCAACGCCTTTGGCGCGAGTGCCGCAAGGTGACGCGGCTGCAGGAGCCCCACGTCCTCCCGCTGCATGACTTCGGCGAGATTGACGGCGTGCCGTTCATCGACATGCACCTGGTCGACGACGGCGGCAGTCTCAAGGACCTGCTGCGCGAGCAGGGCGCGCTGGAACCCTCCCGTGCGGCGTCCATCACGGCGCAGGTGGCGCGGGCCCTGGACGCCGCGCACGCCGCGGGGCTGGTGCACCTGGACGTCAAGCCCGAAAACATCCTGCTCACCCACGACCACTTCACCTACCTGGCCGACTTCGGCATCGCCGAAGCTTTCGGGGACGAGCAGGTCTCGCGGACCTACATGGCACCCGAGCGGTTCACCACCGGACGCGTCGGCTCCCAGACCGACGTCTACTCGCTGGCGTGTGTGCTCTACGAGTGCCTCACCGGGCAGCCGCCGTTTGAGGCCGAGGATGCAGGTGAGCTGAAGAGCGCGCACATTTTGTCGCCGGCGCCGAGGCCCAGCATCATGCGCCGCGGCGTCGGGCGGGACTACGACGACATCATGACCCGGGGCATGGCCAAAGCGCGCACGGCGCGCTTTGAGTCGGCCGGCGCACTGGCCCGGGCCGCCAGCGAAGCGGTGTTCGCGGCCTACGAGCCGGTTTCCGTTGGGGGAGGCCAGATTCCGCTTCCGCGCACCCGGCCCTTCCCCGCGGTCGCGCTTCCGGATGCCTCGGGGGGTGACGACGGCCCCGAGCCGCCTGCTGCTTCTCCGGGGACGCCGCGCCGGCTGATGGTGGGCCGTGCACCGCTCGTGGTGAGTGCGGTCGCGGCGGTGCTGTTGATCGCGGGGCTGGTGTTGTCGGTGAAATCCGTTGTCGCCACTCATCACAACAGTTCCCGGGGGCCGTCGTCAGCGCGAGCGGCCGCGCCTCCCGCGTCGCCGAGCGCGCCGCCGCCGCTGACGCCGACGCTGTCGCGTCCGGTGAAGGGCGCCGACGGACTGGGGTTCGTCGGCGAGACGGCCCGCTGCGACCCGGGCAATCCGCCGGCCGCCGTCGTGCGCACCGCCAAGTCGCTGGCGGTGGTGTGCGAGAACCTCAGCGGGACTTACTATTACCGCGGCGAGCGCATTCGCGATGGCGCGAACATCGAGCTTTCCCATGCCAAGAGGGTCGGCGACGGATTCGACGTCACCAATCCGGTCGACGGTGTCGTCTACGAGGTGCGTCCGCACCGGCTGCGGATCATCAGCTACGGGCACGTCGATTCGTCGGAACCTGTCTTGCAGTACGCGACGGCGTCGTAA
- a CDS encoding DUF1707 domain-containing protein translates to MTNLLDTTSTLAGTHDRERTADLLGQALAQGYLQIDEYDRRLQTVFQTQTAHELDELLAGLPLDRIRRHDPRRRAARVAAARRGLRAHLAAYLAMVVIVLTVWTAVALTTDATYFWPIWPILGAGIGLASHAVATPRLKQSRWQPMLSAVLAPGLCARRYHIR, encoded by the coding sequence ATGACGAATCTGCTTGACACCACATCGACGCTCGCCGGCACCCACGACCGGGAGCGCACCGCCGACCTCCTCGGCCAGGCCCTCGCCCAGGGCTACCTGCAGATCGACGAGTACGACCGACGGCTACAGACCGTGTTCCAGACGCAGACCGCCCACGAACTCGACGAACTGCTCGCCGGCCTGCCGCTCGATCGCATCCGGCGCCACGATCCCCGCCGGCGCGCCGCCCGCGTCGCCGCGGCCCGTCGCGGACTGCGCGCCCACCTCGCCGCGTACCTCGCCATGGTCGTCATCGTGCTCACCGTCTGGACGGCCGTCGCCCTGACGACCGACGCAACCTACTTCTGGCCGATCTGGCCCATCCTCGGCGCGGGAATCGGACTCGCAAGCCACGCCGTGGCGACGCCCCGCCTCAAGCAAAGCCGTTGGCAACCAATGCTTTCGGCCGTGCTGGCGCCGGGGTTGTGCGCACGGCGCTATCACATCCGCTAG
- a CDS encoding TetR/AcrR family transcriptional regulator produces the protein MKRSTARRRESYHHGDLKRALTSAALSLVAEKGPKGFTLTEAARRAGVSAAAPYRHFADKAELLASVAEQGFRELHDALAAAAERVADPKERVTELGRVYVRWAIAHPDHYQVMFGAEPVKAEQPGVAVAGAQAFGDLLEAITRCQEAGIVAAEDPREVAAPLWSLVHGIASLAIGGHLRAVGIAQAPDELVAGVVAQVL, from the coding sequence GTGAAGCGGTCGACCGCACGCCGGCGGGAGAGCTATCACCACGGCGATCTCAAGCGGGCGCTGACCAGCGCCGCGCTGTCGCTGGTGGCAGAGAAGGGCCCGAAAGGGTTCACCCTCACGGAGGCGGCGCGCCGCGCCGGGGTCAGCGCCGCGGCGCCGTACCGGCACTTCGCCGACAAGGCCGAGCTGCTGGCCTCCGTCGCCGAACAGGGATTCCGCGAGCTGCACGACGCGTTGGCCGCGGCCGCCGAGCGCGTGGCGGATCCGAAGGAACGGGTGACCGAGCTCGGCCGCGTTTACGTGCGGTGGGCCATTGCCCATCCCGATCACTATCAGGTGATGTTCGGGGCGGAGCCGGTGAAGGCCGAGCAGCCGGGCGTGGCGGTGGCCGGCGCGCAGGCGTTCGGGGACCTGCTCGAGGCGATCACGCGATGTCAGGAGGCCGGGATCGTCGCGGCTGAGGATCCCCGCGAGGTCGCCGCGCCGCTCTGGTCGCTGGTGCACGGCATCGCGTCGCTCGCCATCGGCGGCCACCTGCGCGCGGTGGGCATCGCTCAGGCTCCCGACGAACTGGTGGCGGGCGTTGTGGCGCAAGTGCTTTGA